Within Solea solea chromosome 1, fSolSol10.1, whole genome shotgun sequence, the genomic segment CTGTGGCCTGCTAGgaaatttggaattataagtagaatttggaactttaagtagattttggaattataaccaggatgtttaagtctttttaactttgatctacagttggacattgttggcttttatCCTTGTGTCTTTGACTCTTCAATGACGACagtctctgaccaatcagtgaccttcAGTCTGTTGATGCCACactttagtatcagctcagctgaacctcgtcagagtgggaagtaaaaaaaaaacaggttctatcactgatggagagtAAAATCAAGTTGTGCTGGaactcaaaaaacctgaactgtccctttttttgtctcacgaaaaaaataaatcacgttGCATGAAATCCTGTTTCAGTCAATTTCTTAAATTTTATTACTGTTGCACCGTTTATTTTTACAGAGTACAGAGAATTTTCAATGCATCAATTTTCACgtttatttttgtcacttttgaatGAACGTGTGGCAGTGAGACATGATGGGATGAACAGATCAATCCATCCTAGTTGCCATGGATACAGATTgagaatttttttctttgtttgtttgcttttttttcccacttgaccaaaaaaaaaaaaaaacaggacgaCAGATTCACCTGATCACAGACATGCAAATGAGTTCACCGAGTCatagagaggaggagaaacaggcGGGGAATGCTAAAAAAAACGCTTCCTCCACTCGTTTGTTTGTTCGTTTCTGCTacagtttgaaaaaaagtgttgcgaggaaaaaaaagtgtcgcGTGTCACATGACCGAAACTCAAAGGATGAGGAAATGTACACATGAGCACAGTTTCATATATGCAAAAGTGGAGGTGATTAAAAGTACGTCGATGAAACGATTCTGTATTCCTTGTAACTTTTACTGcaattaacctttttttctgGCTCAggtgtttatattttttaagttattattcatatttttcccGTGTTTTTGAGGGCTTTCCCGTGCCCCAAAACTCACTTTTTTTGCGACCGCATCAGAGACCACATGGTGAAAATTTACATCTGAAAGTAGTTCAGTGAATGTGCATCGAAAATTGGATGTGGGAGGGGCAAAAAACTGTGCCGCCCCCAAGAAAAATTTGGCTAGAGCAGCAGGTTTATCGTACATGCACGAAAATCTGTACACATGCGTAGAAGGctgggatgaagaaaaaaaatccattatgaccatgatccaaacccaacaggactGCCGCCATTTTGGATTGAACGTTCACTTTTTGGCGATTCGGTCAAGTTAGTTTAGTTAGCGTCGACAAGACGCTTTGATAAATAAAAACGGATCCTCTGTCCATGTTTCCTGCGTCTCATTCAGCGCAAGGACACGCTATTTTACACAAGCACCTGAACGCTACACTTCAGCTAATGAAATCCTAAGCTAGCTAAGTGCATTCCAGTTTCCGTGGTTTTCACCTTTAATCAGGGGAGCGAGAACGATGTTACACCTGAGTTCAGTTCCGTCGAGTTTCAACTTCGCAAGTTGAATACAATTGTTAGAGCTAGGTTTGCTAACTGGCTAAACACTATATGAGTCCTTTTGTGTGCAACAACAGTGTAGGCACCAGTAGGGGCAGCACTGAATGTACGAtacaaaagaagacaaaagtGCTAAAAAACAATGTTCATGTCTGGGACGGCTACATCCCCTCAGTGACAGGACACGTTATTTAGCttatatattttgttgttttcaaagtcAGCCAAGTGCTATGCTAGCTAAGTGCTCAGCTAGCTAAGTCCATtgcagtttttttaaattgtaactCTGGAGTGGGAAAAGGCGTTACACACGAGTTAAAGTGCGTTCTCTAGTAACAGAAATGTACTCGTCGTATGTGATGTTATCGCTAGGTTTACTAATTAGTGAGATAATCTGTGCCACTGAATAAACACCGTATGCGTCAATCTGTTTGGCTACGATCTTGTAGCTAGGTTTGCTAACTAGCATTTCACTAGTTTACGATTAAATCAACAGGGGGCACTCTAAATCAAAGTTTCTATTGTTGCTTGGCAGTTACGATTTCTGAGAACAACTGGAAGAAACTATTATCCTGGCTCACGATCTAAAATGTTACTGTGGGGTTTGCGTAAAGTTCAATGGAAAAATGTACGTAAAAGCAATTCCTTCCATTCCATTCCTTCCAGTACTTTATCTTCCACTGCTGCATATGTGATGCACATATTCCAGAAACGTCAAAGAAAAATGAACGAGGCATGAAAACCAGAGGCTCCCTTTCACGTGCAAGGCATTTCCATCCCATAATTTACATAGCCGGGGGCGTATGGttgccacagaaacacagaccaCAGTCTTGGACCTCTGTGCCATTGTTCCTGCTACGATCGCGACAAACTTTAAAAGTTTGCGTTTGAAATGAATACTGTTGTTTGTGGAGTAAATGAGTGGGAAAAGCATTTCcgtgttaagttaagttaagttaagttaagttaagtgcGTAACGGCTCAACTCTCTTCAGGAGAAAAGCTTCAGTCTCCTGTTCTTCTCGGATAAACGTCACCGTCTTCATTTTGTGGGAAAGTTGGTACAAATTCTTGGCTACATCGGCTCCGTAGAGTGGGTTTGACGCGGGTCAGCagtggatgtgtttttaaaaatgtgacgcCGCCTTCAGGATCTTTCTAAGAACATTGCAGACGTGTTTTGGACGAGGCTTTGCAGGTTTTAtattacaaatgttttaaaaaaaaccacacagggTTTCAGTACAAAATCTGCTGAGAAAAAATCCTACTACAATTTTATATCCGCGTCTACCAACGTTTTTGTGTAAAGCTTCTCGTTTTAAAACCGGCAAAATGTCTTAGAAAGCCTGGACGTTCTCAGTCCTTGCAAACAGCTGGAAATTCAGGAGAAGTGGGTATGAGGAGGGGaatggcagcccgtggccaagaaGAAAGGGatcttggcttgtaaccggagggttgccggtttggACCCGAGTCCCCACTAGGTCAAAAAGGGGGCTGGGGTACCCATGAGCAAGGAACCTAACCTCCATTGCTCCCTAGGTGCTGCCCACTGcccctaattctaggaaggttctTAGTAGAGGATGGGGAGTTCCCCCGCAGGACTGATAAAGGACtcattaatttaataaaaacacagaaaaaaagtctaAGGCTTAAAGTAATGTAAACCAACACAAGCCCAACTCAACAACAGGAATCTACAGGTACCtggagaggaggacgaggagagcTGAGGTGTGGACAAGTCCAGCTGGTGAAGTGGTTTTTCTAACCAACCCTCCCCTTTTTCCTTCTCGacaaaattcagattttttgcGACGTCCGCAGATCAGCGGCTGCAAGAGAACGTCTGAGGGTCTCAGGAGGGAGCCGGTTGAAACCTCTGGACTGTAtgatggagggagggatgaTGGAAGTGAAATGGTGAAGCCGACACGGACTCGTATCAAAGTTCAAATACTacagcagaaaaaaatagaatcaaacaataacaataataatagcaataatcaTCTGCAGCAGTGGGAAACGTCCCCAGGCGGTCGCTCCAGTCCAGTCCTCATCCAACAAATCATCATCGTTCAAATTactaatattattgttattatcattgaAATATGGGAGGGCTAGCTAATTTCTTTCTcacgtttgtttttaaatcttcatCGTGTAaggtacttttttattttcttatttccgAAAAGAAGCTGTCCATTAATCTTGAACTGCTACGGTATGATCCTTGCTTGGTGCTTCTGTGGCGTTCACCTCCTTGGCTGGAGGTTCGACGGCTGGTGTTGAACTAGGTGCGGCGGCAGTTGCGGCCTCCTTTGCCGGTGCTGGTGCCGCTGCTTCTGTAGGCTTGGGGTCAGGAGAGGCGGCCTCGGCTTTGGCTGCTGGTGCCGTGGGGGCCTCAGTCTTTTTGGCGTTGGCCTCATCCTTGCTGTCAGGCGCCGGGGCGGGTGCTGCAGACTTGGCCTCTGGCTCCTTGGTGGCAGGAGCCGGCTCCTTGGCCGGGGCGGGGGCAGCTGCCTTCTCCTCAGTCTTGGCGGGCTCAGCGCTCTTTGGCACCTCCGTTTTCGGGTCGGCGTTGGCGGCAGGTTTCTCAGGCTCCTTCGTGGCGGGAGCTGCATTCTTGTCCTCGTCTTTAGCCGTGGTGGCGTCTCCAGCTGGCGCCTCCTTGGCCGCTGTGTCGTTTGCTACCTCCTTAGCATCACTTGCTGCCTGGCTCTCGTCCTTGTTGTCTTTTGGGGCTTCGCTCTCCTCGGCGGACGCCCCCTCTGCTTGAACATCCTTGTCTTTGGCCTTGTCGTCATTTACGTTGTAccccttcttctttttgctCAGCTTGCCTCCCATTTTGGATTTCTGGCTTCTGAAAACAAAGATGGAAACAAATACATGTTTAGtatcacaggaagaagaagtaTCACAGGAATGAGACGTTCTACGAAAATACGATGATAAGACGATGGATGAAGCTCAGAGAAAAGTATGTGAAGTTTGTGAACGTCTGTCAAGGACAAAGTTTCAAATACAGAATCTCCTAAAAACAGGCCATACGTTAGAGGCGGGGCTTAACACAATGACGACAGAGAAGTGACATCTAGCAGTTTTGTAAACATCCAAAATGGCGGCCACTTGAATGATGGCAAAAGTCATCAGACGCCATCGCTGCTAGAAAACTACGACAATGCGTTTTTACGTCGCTCTGCATTTGTCGTCCCAATCATTGCTCTGATTGGTTGGCATTGAGTGACGAGAGTTTGTGTGCTTGAGGTCGACGtatttttttgacttttaacaGCCAACAAAATACTAAACATTTCAGGAAACTTACAATGaaaatactactgctactactactactactaccactactaataataataataataataagaaaaatggGATCAGTCAATGATCaaatgattgattgatgattAAAATAGTAGtagaaaatattttatattatttaatttattattattcattttattttctgatcACATTCCCTGGTATAAATGCAGTAGAACAGTGTTTACACTGGAGCAACCTTGGTTTATACATGTTTGCAGaaatctgatgtttttttttctcacttctcAGTTTCTTCATGTTTCAAACTATTGTGATTTTATTGGCAATTTTAAAGCCAAGGTTGGACCTCAGGATTTTCGCTGGTGTAAAAATCATCGTCGTTGTTACAATTAAAACAGAGCAAAGATTATTTGTCTctaaattaaaaactgaatatatGGGCTTGAAAAATAGCACTAtgatgttacacacacacacgtacacgtcCATCTATCGACTCACCAAGGAACAAGACTTCAGAACTCCTACAAATCACAAACACTCACCAACCATACGAGCTGTtgtttaaaatctgaaaaataaCTTCATGATTCTGCTCACAAGGAAAAAGATTTCAAATTCCGTCTAAATTTAACGCCAACCCTCGTTATACAGGAAACAAACTATTCAAACCATTCAGACAACAGAGAAAGTCTAAACTGATTCAGCATCAACGTGTTCATCATGAAAATGAGGCTATAGCTGAAAAACAACCAGAATTAACTCCAGTCCAGTAGGGGGCAGAAATGTGGCTGGAAAATACAATTTGGCATAAATCTTATCCTACATTTTGTGACAGGTAGGTGATCACCCAAATATGTTACCATTCAATTTGGgtaagattgttttttttttgtattgctgctgtgttttgatgaataaagtatttctattatATTCTAAAGATCCCATTCTCTTACAATGGGCAACACTGTTAAACAAATCTaaaatatctctgtcaaaacaaaatttGTTGTATGTACACAGAATCATACACTCTACCAGTTTCATCCAGATCtgattacagattacagtttAGCAGGCAATTTAAATATAACAGGGTTCAGTCCCATTGAACGAGTTCAgatacttttgatacttaagtacagtaaatgtcataaacttaaagacttttacttcagtaatattataaaaaagtgacttcaacttctaccaaaatcAGTTTCTGGAAACATACTTGCACTTTTACTAAAGTGTCACTTTAACGTACTTTACGTACAACTGATAAATAGTTATCGACCGTCAGTATCAGTCGCCCCCTGCTGACCTTTCTTTCCACAGACACTCGGCTACTCACTGATTCTTTTCCCCGTCAGTGAACGGCTTTGAATCCACTCAGAATGTTCATCGCCTCGTCGTCGTTGAATTAATTACTCTACTATTCACgtcaaatctgtgtgtgtccgGGCTTCCTGCCGCTCCTGCCGCAGCTTTACACCGACAACAATGGAGGAGCCTTGCGTCGTCTGACTGCCGCTTTGGACAATGAGTCACAATCATCTGAGCGGACAATGGTTTGTTTTCAGCGATGCGCTCGCTGCCTCGCTGAAAACGTCCCTGTCGTCTCTGTTTGAAGAGCTGAAGCAGGACAGAGACAACCTGGACAAAATGCTGCGCACACGTCGCACACAAAAGGCTTGGAGTTCAGATGAACTCCGAGTACCCACTTCATTTCAAAGGTGTCACAGTCACTTTTCACCCCCAAAGATCaaccaaaaaatacattttgaattgaTTTATAATAATCAAACCCAAAATCAAACTGAAGGAGTGGTCATTTTCTTATATCTTCTGTATGTGTGAACAATGACTGGGATCAACCCAAGAGAAAGGTAGCCATTTTGGGTCATCTTCCTTTATGTAGGGTTGTGAAGACTGAATATTCTCTGGTGTCTATACaaaattaaattgtttttatacatgttcacgtctttatctcactgttagacaggcttttccaacaggaaactgaagtttgtaaaccactcactctctaacaccaaagtccatagagaaaatcagtgattttagctggcggggacacaggagctgctggtctactgctgcctcgtgtggtcactttgtgtcactgaggtaaatctgaagaaaggacttttttttatggccgagttctctgtctctgtctcatccATCATGTCCCCGGTCTCGTCGcccactctcttctctctgccatcatcatcatcatctctgctCTCGTCTTCTTCACCTgcactgtcctctgtcctcagtgtGTAATTTCAGTCCGTCCGTCCCTCTGTAGATactaatttttgtttttcttaagcACATTGAAAATTAGATGTTTTCTCTCAGGAGTGACTCTGTTTCAGGCCATTGATCCactgtcttctctctctgagATGTTTGTTTCACCCTCTTGCATCCttatggacatttttttctttgttagtCCCTCTTGAGAAATTTTGGAATTCAAATTTTTCTAATAGATCAACAGAAAACTGTGGAAAACATTTACCCTACTCTTAAGTTACTCTTAAgtcagtggacatttttgtccttaatgacttCAGAGTGTAGTATAAATTAAAGTAATGGCCGAGGGTTGAACGTCACCAGTTTGTGGTTTAATAAAACCACCAGGTTTAATTTGTAGTTGTCAGAATTTCCAACTTGGAAACTCggagcaacctcacaaacccTGAATTAGAATTCCAaaatggttgttttgtgtcttgttgttgtattttaatgtcttttcatagtttggtgtatttttgtggttgtttggtgtctttttgtggttgttttgtgtcttttcacaGTTGTTTGGTGtcttgttgtggttgtttggtGTCTTTTCACAGTTGTCTGGTGTCTATTTGCGGTTGTTTGGTGTCTCTTCACAGTTGTTTGGTGTCTTTTCACGGTTGTTTGATGtctttttgtggttgtttggtgtttttttgctgtCGTATGGTGTCTTTTTGCGGttgtttggtgtctttttgtggttgtttggtGTCTAGTGCttgtttggtgtctttttgcggttgtttggtgtgttttgtggttgtttggTGTCTTTTCACAGTTGTTTGGTGTCTATTTGTGGTTGTTTGGTGTCTTTTCACAGTTGTTTGGTGTCTTTTCACGGttgtttggtgtctttttgtggttGTATGGTGtcttgttgtggttgtttggtgtctttttgcggttgtttggtgtctttttgtggttgtttggtGTCTTTTCACAGTTGTTTAGTGTCTTTTCACGGTTGTTTGGTGTCTTTTCACAGTTGTTTGGTGTCTTTTCACGGTTGTTTGGTGTCTTGTTGTGATTGTTTGGTGTCTTTTCACAGTTGTATGGTGtcttgttgtggttgtttggtgtctttttgcggttgtttggtgtctttttgtggttGTATGGTGTCTTTTCACGGTTGTTTGGTGTCTTTTCACAGTTGTTTGGTGTCTTGTTGTGATTGTTTGGTGTCTTTTCACAGTTGTTTGGTGTCTATTTGTGGTTGTTTGGTGTCTTTTCACGGTTGTTTGATGTCTTTTTGTGGCTGTATGGTGtcttgttgtggttgttttgtgtctttttgtggttgtttggtGTCAGTAGAACAC encodes:
- the basp1 gene encoding brain acid soluble protein 1 homolog; translated protein: MGGKLSKKKKGYNVNDDKAKDKDVQAEGASAEESEAPKDNKDESQAASDAKEVANDTAAKEAPAGDATTAKDEDKNAAPATKEPEKPAANADPKTEVPKSAEPAKTEEKAAAPAPAKEPAPATKEPEAKSAAPAPAPDSKDEANAKKTEAPTAPAAKAEAASPDPKPTEAAAPAPAKEAATAAAPSSTPAVEPPAKEVNATEAPSKDHTVAVQD